One window of uncultured Methanoregula sp. genomic DNA carries:
- a CDS encoding ammonium transporter — MVADSGSTIAWLITATALVMLMTPGVGFFYGGLVRKKNFISMISLSFIAFALVSIQWILFGYSLSFGQDIGGIIGGLQNLGLNGVSMNAGDAAYPPLLFMIFQMTFAAVTVAIVTSGLAERVKLSSFILFSLLWTTIVYDPIAHWVWGGGWLAAIGCIDFAGGIVVHISAGFAALAIALVIGKRAGYGEYSLEPHNIPMTLLGAGLLWFGWFGFNGGSALGANSMAVNAIVVTNTAAAAGALSWMAASWIHGKPSSLGMVTGAVAGLGTITPAAGYVTPMVALLIGAVAGIVCYKAMLWRIRSGMDESLDAWAVHGVGGFMGTIFAGIFATTAVCSYSGLLEGNVHQFTANVIGAVAVTIYTFVVTYILAYGIDRTIGMRVSEEEEYVGLDLSQHGETCR, encoded by the coding sequence ATGGTAGCGGATAGCGGATCCACCATTGCATGGCTCATCACTGCGACTGCACTCGTGATGCTGATGACCCCGGGCGTAGGCTTTTTCTACGGCGGGCTTGTACGGAAGAAGAATTTTATCTCCATGATCTCCCTTTCTTTTATCGCGTTTGCACTGGTGAGTATCCAGTGGATATTGTTTGGGTATTCGCTCTCGTTTGGCCAGGATATCGGCGGCATAATCGGTGGCCTGCAGAACCTGGGACTCAATGGCGTGAGCATGAATGCCGGAGATGCTGCATATCCCCCCCTTCTTTTTATGATATTCCAGATGACGTTTGCCGCTGTCACGGTAGCTATCGTCACATCCGGACTTGCGGAACGGGTCAAGCTCAGCTCGTTCATACTCTTCTCCCTTCTCTGGACAACCATTGTCTATGATCCGATAGCGCACTGGGTCTGGGGCGGGGGATGGCTTGCCGCGATCGGCTGTATTGATTTTGCCGGTGGTATCGTGGTCCATATCAGTGCCGGTTTTGCAGCTCTTGCCATAGCTCTTGTGATTGGTAAACGGGCGGGGTACGGGGAATATTCCCTGGAGCCCCATAATATCCCCATGACCCTGCTCGGCGCCGGCCTTCTCTGGTTTGGCTGGTTCGGGTTCAATGGCGGGAGCGCCCTTGGAGCAAACAGCATGGCAGTCAATGCCATTGTGGTAACAAATACTGCCGCCGCTGCCGGGGCGCTCTCATGGATGGCAGCGAGCTGGATCCATGGCAAACCCAGTTCTCTTGGCATGGTAACCGGGGCCGTGGCCGGCCTGGGTACAATCACTCCCGCGGCCGGATATGTTACCCCCATGGTAGCACTGCTTATCGGTGCTGTTGCCGGGATTGTCTGTTACAAGGCAATGCTCTGGAGGATACGGAGCGGGATGGATGAGAGCCTCGATGCCTGGGCAGTCCACGGAGTAGGGGGTTTTATGGGTACCATCTTTGCCGGGATTTTTGCAACAACGGCAGTTTGCAGTTATTCCGGATTGCTGGAGGGAAACGTTCACCAGTTTACCGCGAACGTGATTGGAGCGGTAGCAGTCACGATTTACACGTTTGTTGTTACGTATATCCTTGCCTATGGTATTGACCGGACAATAGGCATGCGCGTAAGCGAAGAGGAAGAATATGTAGGTCTCGATCTCTCCCAGCATGGGGAGACCTGCCGGTAA
- the pap gene encoding polyphosphate:AMP phosphotransferase — MLEKTDLTRTADESTYDKTLLSLKERLNILQRTLRDQNIPVIIVIEGWNAAGITMTIHEIVQALDPRGFALHAIERPTEEERAHPFFWRFWLRTPPRGRIGLFARSWYSRAMSEEMQKRTWAKSLKGPANQINNFEQKLYDDGTIILKFFLHITKEEQKKRLEERERNPLTAWLVTPSIWNVHRHYDDTLPLINEFLEKTNTDYAPWTLVEATDRKYAILKVYSTLIKILEKKIEISKDAKSRKTKAKEIIKPRKNPVERRATPRTAFTKEESQQTLNNLQIEMLELHYLLFKRKIPLLIAYEGWDAAGKGGNITRLTRYMNPLGYYVVPIAAPTEHEKQYHYLRRFIKHFPTGGDIAIFDRSWYGRVLVERVEKYCTESDWQRAYGEINDMEEDFIYSTGGGIVKFWLEISKEEQLKRFQQRASDPLKIYKITDDDWRNREKWDLYEDAVDEMLARTSTECAPWTVIESNDKWYARVKALETVIQTARNLL; from the coding sequence ATGCTGGAAAAAACTGATCTCACAAGAACAGCCGATGAGAGTACCTACGATAAAACTCTCCTGTCGTTAAAAGAACGCCTGAACATCCTCCAGCGGACTCTCCGCGACCAGAATATTCCCGTTATCATTGTTATCGAAGGCTGGAACGCTGCCGGTATTACCATGACCATTCATGAGATTGTCCAGGCACTTGATCCCCGGGGCTTTGCCCTTCATGCAATTGAGAGGCCAACTGAAGAAGAGCGGGCCCACCCGTTTTTCTGGAGGTTCTGGCTCAGGACTCCCCCGCGAGGGCGTATAGGCCTTTTTGCCCGGAGCTGGTACAGCCGGGCAATGTCGGAGGAGATGCAGAAACGAACCTGGGCTAAATCCCTGAAAGGGCCGGCAAACCAGATTAATAATTTCGAACAGAAACTTTACGATGATGGTACAATAATTCTCAAATTTTTCCTGCATATAACAAAGGAAGAACAGAAAAAACGTCTTGAAGAGCGGGAGAGAAACCCCCTCACCGCGTGGCTCGTGACCCCTTCGATATGGAATGTCCACCGGCATTACGATGACACCCTGCCCCTGATCAATGAATTCCTCGAAAAGACCAATACGGATTATGCACCCTGGACCCTTGTGGAAGCAACCGATCGTAAATATGCGATCCTGAAAGTTTATTCCACTCTTATTAAAATCCTGGAAAAGAAGATCGAAATCAGTAAAGATGCAAAATCACGGAAAACAAAAGCAAAAGAAATTATCAAACCCCGGAAAAACCCGGTCGAACGACGTGCAACCCCCCGTACCGCGTTCACCAAGGAGGAGAGCCAGCAGACACTGAACAATCTCCAGATTGAGATGCTCGAGCTGCATTACCTCCTCTTCAAACGAAAAATTCCTTTGCTCATTGCATATGAGGGGTGGGATGCAGCAGGAAAGGGAGGGAACATCACGCGGCTCACGCGGTACATGAATCCCCTGGGATATTACGTTGTTCCCATCGCTGCCCCAACGGAACATGAAAAGCAGTACCACTATCTGAGAAGATTCATCAAGCATTTCCCCACCGGGGGGGATATTGCAATTTTCGACCGGAGCTGGTACGGGCGGGTGCTTGTTGAACGCGTGGAAAAGTATTGTACCGAATCCGACTGGCAGCGGGCATATGGAGAGATCAATGATATGGAGGAAGATTTTATTTATTCCACCGGCGGAGGGATTGTTAAATTCTGGCTTGAGATCAGCAAGGAGGAGCAGCTCAAACGCTTCCAGCAGCGGGCAAGTGATCCCCTGAAGATCTACAAAATTACCGATGATGACTGGAGAAACCGGGAAAAATGGGATCTCTATGAAGATGCGGTCGATGAGATGCTCGCCCGGACAAGCACGGAGTGTGCACCCTGGACGGTTATCGAATCCAATGACAAATGGTATGCCCGGGTAAAAGCGTTAGAAACGGTTATCCAGACTGCACGTAACCTGCTCTGA
- the thiI gene encoding tRNA uracil 4-sulfurtransferase ThiI has protein sequence MHAGLDDTPGKIAGEEQIVMARYGELFLKSEPVKHHFIGVLLRNIRKALSSSRISCSYETPRGRILIYTDEPVKTAVIVSRIFGIIDVSICFRTGGRMDDLTRCAVRLASEHLSAGKSFAVRAKRQYKTGPDSQELGARIGSSIFDAVPGLTVDLDTPDYEMFVEVRDFGGLIYDSRIKGPGGLPWGTQGRALVLLSSGIDSPVASWLMMKRGCEITHLYLDAGRWAGADVTSAAIENHRKLSLWCAGNPVSMVIANSERLFDEMSRLRVPPRYRCVICKRFMQRVAGGLMVKEGAQAIVTGENLGQVASQTLPNLAVICDAVSVPVLRPLITYDKEDTIIIARRIGTFDAKPGDLACRAVPKMPATAAVLEEVREYEQQMDIANLVEQTCSDLRFVTALNGTIPG, from the coding sequence ATGCACGCAGGACTGGATGATACGCCCGGGAAAATTGCCGGAGAGGAACAGATTGTCATGGCACGCTACGGCGAGCTGTTCCTGAAAAGCGAACCGGTGAAACATCATTTTATCGGTGTGCTCCTGCGCAACATCCGAAAAGCCCTGAGTTCATCCAGGATCTCATGCAGCTATGAAACGCCCCGGGGCCGCATCCTGATCTACACGGATGAACCGGTAAAAACCGCGGTGATCGTATCGCGGATTTTTGGTATTATCGATGTCAGCATCTGTTTCCGGACCGGCGGCCGGATGGATGATCTCACCCGCTGTGCCGTCCGGCTGGCATCGGAACATTTGTCCGCGGGCAAATCCTTTGCTGTCCGCGCAAAACGCCAGTACAAAACCGGGCCCGACAGCCAGGAACTTGGCGCCCGGATTGGGTCCAGCATCTTTGATGCCGTGCCCGGCCTCACGGTTGATCTGGATACGCCGGATTATGAAATGTTCGTGGAAGTGCGGGACTTTGGCGGACTCATCTACGATTCCCGCATAAAGGGCCCCGGGGGTCTTCCCTGGGGAACGCAGGGTCGGGCCTTGGTTTTGCTCTCTTCAGGTATCGATTCCCCCGTGGCATCGTGGCTGATGATGAAGCGGGGATGCGAGATTACGCACCTGTATCTGGATGCCGGGCGGTGGGCAGGAGCCGATGTCACTTCAGCGGCAATTGAAAACCACCGGAAGCTCTCTCTCTGGTGTGCCGGAAACCCGGTATCAATGGTGATTGCCAACAGCGAACGGCTGTTCGATGAGATGAGTCGCTTACGGGTCCCGCCCCGGTACCGCTGCGTTATCTGCAAGCGGTTTATGCAACGCGTTGCCGGCGGACTCATGGTAAAAGAGGGGGCGCAGGCCATCGTTACCGGGGAAAATCTCGGCCAGGTGGCATCCCAGACCCTTCCCAATCTCGCGGTTATTTGCGATGCGGTCAGCGTTCCTGTCCTCCGCCCGCTTATTACCTATGACAAGGAGGATACGATCATCATTGCCCGCCGGATCGGGACCTTCGATGCAAAACCTGGCGATCTTGCCTGCCGGGCTGTCCCGAAGATGCCGGCAACTGCTGCCGTGCTTGAGGAGGTCAGGGAATATGAACAGCAGATGGATATCGCAAACCTGGTGGAACAAACCTGTTCGGATCTGCGTTTTGTAACCGCGCTGAATGGTACGATCCCTGGATAA
- a CDS encoding DUF2150 family protein, with protein MAKKASKKTEEEPLKLFYIFYNQERWDNWLKTLGESSFEIDPKSEEMPEGFRILDGFSVDITLAALKVIKLYQNNRFSKDETFDKLSQIEAIVMSAPPKGDLEELVEILQLPKLALFAGCRKYLSGEFDKDIKTLVKKGRDQIEKDMELSLESAANIGAAVIDGAACCGKYVKDDLENPTLFDEWLIECERMNEAMTSLKNFDESTGDDD; from the coding sequence ATGGCGAAAAAGGCGAGTAAAAAAACCGAAGAAGAGCCGCTCAAGTTATTCTACATTTTCTATAACCAGGAACGCTGGGATAACTGGCTCAAGACTCTCGGGGAATCAAGTTTTGAAATTGACCCAAAAAGTGAAGAGATGCCCGAAGGCTTCCGGATCCTTGACGGGTTTTCGGTCGATATCACCCTTGCGGCACTCAAAGTTATCAAGCTCTACCAGAACAACCGGTTCTCCAAGGATGAGACCTTTGATAAGCTCTCCCAGATCGAAGCAATTGTCATGTCAGCTCCCCCGAAAGGAGATCTCGAAGAGCTCGTAGAGATCCTCCAGCTGCCAAAACTTGCACTTTTTGCCGGGTGCCGGAAATATCTCTCGGGAGAATTTGACAAGGATATCAAGACGCTTGTCAAGAAAGGCCGCGACCAGATCGAGAAAGACATGGAACTCTCGCTTGAATCCGCGGCAAATATCGGGGCCGCCGTCATCGATGGTGCTGCCTGCTGCGGCAAATATGTCAAGGATGACCTTGAGAACCCCACCCTCTTCGACGAATGGCTTATCGAATGCGAGCGCATGAACGAGGCCATGACCTCGCTCAAGAACTTTGACGAGTCCACGGGAGACGATGATTGA
- a CDS encoding DUF5814 domain-containing protein: MIADRARFRNAKKLERLAGYRLPELAFSGNMLETLCSHINYDALDYHVREQILAFFNEFLRCDCRESPLCGCPEKKFAKKIIELRENGLDHRQITSFLLDEYGIEVFPADLLSFLEDTVHVLEAVSDVARLQNKEELAKKTDEHIHLIER, from the coding sequence TTGATCGCTGACCGGGCCCGGTTTCGCAATGCAAAAAAACTGGAGAGACTTGCCGGCTATCGCCTGCCCGAGCTTGCGTTCTCAGGAAACATGCTCGAAACGCTCTGTTCGCATATCAATTACGATGCCCTTGACTATCACGTGAGGGAACAGATCCTAGCTTTTTTTAATGAGTTCCTCCGCTGTGACTGCCGGGAATCCCCGCTCTGCGGGTGCCCGGAGAAAAAGTTTGCCAAGAAAATTATCGAACTCCGGGAGAACGGCCTGGATCACCGCCAGATCACGTCATTTCTCCTGGACGAATACGGGATAGAGGTTTTCCCGGCCGATCTTCTTTCGTTCCTGGAAGATACCGTGCATGTTCTCGAAGCCGTGTCCGATGTTGCCCGTCTCCAGAATAAAGAAGAGCTTGCCAAAAAGACCGATGAACATATTCACCTCATCGAGCGATAA